A part of Paenibacillus donghaensis genomic DNA contains:
- a CDS encoding DUF2325 domain-containing protein has product MDFMDKPVHVKVYSVGRCTKCNHYAEVMIHDYGRMLYRKLEDAMDDTNHQVRPIQCTKCSTAYPPERFIYRDQDSRKDILQVNIDYGGAIDPEIGELMQEGHKRRYEIYQDQERAFWGAYVEYALEDWRAAVGELLRSEIETGAAAIGLTASWKTEQQARREVAAKVVTEAERSSFWRAANVYFIQEEILYIGAMGWTPDLYAKMYGAARTRFAIMYFPIAPALEDQRTKYIGQLFRREKGDNAFLLRWIGQLTEDIQKKSVQSTALMRESEKQKHELAGLRDKLGAANERIRGLEQQNQPSEARSQEDQRRIRELKSFIGELMGELRQLRPDEKPADAGEPPELREAIELGDTVDDLSKLAGKTLAIIGGNRRRSSGDYPCRILTHNADKLDPDFYASLDQADVIAVLTRFISHAAMWEAKAYAIDQGKYIFYPQETNVNRIVSEAARII; this is encoded by the coding sequence ATGGACTTTATGGACAAACCTGTACACGTTAAGGTCTACTCAGTAGGTCGCTGCACCAAATGCAACCATTATGCCGAGGTCATGATCCATGATTACGGGCGTATGCTGTATCGTAAGCTGGAGGATGCAATGGATGATACTAACCACCAAGTAAGACCTATCCAATGCACTAAATGCAGCACGGCGTATCCTCCAGAGCGTTTTATTTACCGCGATCAAGACTCTCGCAAGGATATATTGCAGGTTAACATCGACTACGGCGGGGCGATTGATCCAGAGATAGGGGAGTTAATGCAGGAGGGCCATAAGCGCCGCTATGAGATTTATCAGGACCAGGAGCGTGCCTTTTGGGGAGCCTATGTGGAGTATGCGCTGGAAGACTGGCGCGCTGCTGTCGGGGAGCTGCTTCGTTCTGAAATTGAGACTGGCGCAGCAGCCATCGGACTTACAGCAAGCTGGAAAACAGAGCAGCAAGCTCGGCGGGAGGTGGCTGCAAAGGTTGTAACTGAAGCCGAGCGTTCGTCCTTTTGGCGTGCGGCGAACGTGTATTTTATCCAGGAAGAAATCTTATATATTGGGGCTATGGGGTGGACACCGGACCTCTACGCCAAAATGTATGGAGCTGCGCGGACGCGCTTTGCCATTATGTATTTCCCCATCGCTCCAGCACTGGAGGATCAACGGACAAAATATATCGGCCAGTTGTTCCGGCGTGAGAAGGGGGATAATGCCTTCTTACTACGGTGGATCGGTCAACTCACAGAGGATATTCAAAAAAAATCCGTACAGTCCACAGCCCTTATGCGAGAGTCCGAGAAGCAAAAGCATGAGTTAGCCGGGTTGCGGGATAAGCTAGGGGCAGCCAATGAGAGGATCAGGGGGTTAGAGCAGCAGAACCAGCCGTCCGAAGCAAGGAGCCAAGAAGACCAGCGGCGCATCCGGGAATTGAAAAGCTTTATCGGAGAGTTGATGGGCGAGCTGCGACAACTCCGGCCAGATGAGAAGCCGGCGGATGCCGGAGAGCCGCCGGAGCTGAGAGAAGCAATTGAGCTAGGTGACACTGTAGATGATCTCTCCAAGCTGGCAGGCAAGACTCTAGCCATCATTGGCGGTAACCGGCGGAGGAGTTCAGGCGATTACCCTTGCCGCATACTCACCCATAACGCTGACAAGCTAGACCCTGACTTTTATGCCAGCCTTGACCAAGCTGACGTTATCGCCGTGCTTACTAGATTTATCTCTCACGCGGCTATGTGGGAGGCTAAGGCATACGCGATTGATCAAGGGAAGTATATATTTTATCCTCAGGAGACAAATGTAAATAGGATTGTGTCCGAGGCAGCGCGGATCATTTAG
- a CDS encoding helix-turn-helix domain-containing protein — translation MITYEPLRIMLVKRTIKKMDFIAKVGISPTTASKLWKDGYVSLEVLDRICEVYDLELSEVVRRKKQEDQ, via the coding sequence ATGATAACGTATGAACCGCTGCGTATAATGCTAGTAAAGCGCACAATTAAAAAGATGGATTTTATAGCAAAGGTCGGCATATCCCCAACCACGGCGTCAAAGCTGTGGAAAGACGGTTATGTGTCCTTGGAGGTGCTGGACCGAATATGCGAGGTATACGATTTAGAGTTGTCTGAGGTAGTACGACGCAAAAAACAGGAGGATCAGTAA
- a CDS encoding ParB N-terminal domain-containing protein encodes MLTPIKSINIGTRIREDMGDIAGLAESINARGLLHPIIIDEAGNLIAGHRRLEAHKLLKRDEVETRTMGDLTEKEKRLIELEENTKRKALTEFEASKNLVELADAAKEVLKEDISLPGNEKSMGRPHKPDSEEKVAELIGVPQPTLSQARSHVAAVEKFPALAALGKKEAIRTAKEPDKAEQYQKAVEEFPALKEAKVPVDLAISGAEKLRSVPPEVAKSTLDKLVDDDRKYEEKQRLIDAQYRDVSIIHGLLTSAVKMRGVATDERIQNWIDTRRDRAEIELSIGQLQGGINELEKLKSKMQETLKGPRRVVSGRE; translated from the coding sequence TTGCTGACACCAATTAAAAGCATCAACATCGGCACCCGCATCCGTGAAGACATGGGCGACATCGCAGGGCTGGCAGAGAGTATCAACGCTCGTGGCTTGCTGCATCCCATCATTATAGATGAGGCGGGTAACCTGATCGCCGGACACCGGCGCCTGGAGGCCCACAAGCTGCTGAAGCGGGATGAAGTCGAGACCCGCACCATGGGCGACCTTACCGAAAAGGAGAAGCGGCTGATAGAGCTGGAGGAGAACACAAAGCGCAAAGCGCTGACTGAGTTTGAGGCTTCAAAGAACCTAGTTGAATTGGCTGATGCCGCGAAGGAAGTTCTTAAGGAAGACATTTCATTGCCCGGTAATGAAAAGTCAATGGGAAGACCGCACAAGCCTGATTCGGAGGAAAAGGTGGCAGAACTCATAGGAGTTCCACAACCAACCCTCAGTCAAGCGCGAAGCCATGTTGCAGCCGTCGAGAAGTTTCCAGCGCTGGCGGCGCTTGGCAAGAAGGAGGCTATCAGAACAGCGAAGGAGCCGGATAAAGCCGAGCAGTATCAGAAAGCAGTCGAAGAGTTCCCCGCACTGAAAGAGGCTAAAGTTCCGGTTGACTTGGCTATCAGTGGAGCTGAAAAGTTGAGGAGCGTACCGCCAGAGGTTGCAAAATCCACTTTGGATAAGCTAGTTGACGATGATCGGAAATACGAAGAAAAACAGCGGTTGATTGATGCACAGTATCGCGATGTAAGTATCATCCACGGTTTGCTAACTTCGGCAGTTAAGATGCGCGGCGTAGCGACTGACGAGCGCATTCAGAACTGGATTGATACACGCCGGGATCGGGCAGAGATTGAGTTAAGCATCGGTCAACTGCAAGGTGGAATTAATGAACTGGAAAAGCTCAAATCCAAAATGCAAGAGACTCTTAAGGGACCGCGAAGGGTGGTGAGTGGTCGTGAGTAA
- a CDS encoding stalk domain-containing protein, giving the protein MKKAIIGLVAGMLIGSAGMAAAATTQTVQAVFAKFTLSVDGQKQTLKNDPLVYRGTTYLPVREVAEMTGYGLEYDNTKKSIDLKTKGDEVSVGITDEINLNEFISTKVLVADYDVDVSAESGKIRDVTYKKNDNIIVYSMPGTLVDGIYNSVDGLHKAAVKDGAIYLSKEAVSFLGISI; this is encoded by the coding sequence TTGAAAAAAGCAATCATAGGGCTAGTCGCTGGCATGCTGATCGGATCAGCGGGAATGGCAGCAGCTGCGACAACTCAAACCGTCCAGGCTGTATTCGCTAAATTCACACTTTCTGTGGATGGCCAGAAGCAAACGCTGAAGAATGACCCGCTTGTCTATAGAGGCACGACATACTTGCCAGTCCGTGAGGTGGCCGAAATGACCGGCTACGGACTGGAGTATGACAACACGAAAAAATCCATTGATTTGAAGACGAAAGGAGATGAAGTTTCTGTGGGAATTACTGACGAAATCAATTTAAATGAATTTATTTCAACCAAGGTTTTGGTGGCAGACTATGATGTAGACGTTTCGGCTGAATCCGGAAAAATTAGAGATGTGACTTACAAAAAAAATGACAACATCATTGTTTACTCGATGCCAGGCACTTTAGTAGATGGTATTTATAACAGTGTTGATGGATTGCATAAAGCTGCGGTTAAAGATGGGGCAATATACCTGTCGAAAGAAGCAGTATCTTTTTTGGGTATATCTATTTAA
- a CDS encoding YolD-like family protein translates to MILKPPQRRKLEGNGLWESSRMIIPEHKLRIISEERNQVRRVKPELDEFRLAEIERGLRLSLNERVPVTITMYDPFEEPQYKGIVLSVDRQLRQIKLRWSEDDWDWIKIEDILAVSY, encoded by the coding sequence ATGATATTGAAACCACCACAGCGCAGGAAGCTTGAAGGAAATGGACTGTGGGAGAGCAGCCGGATGATTATACCAGAGCACAAGCTGCGCATAATCAGCGAGGAGCGGAATCAGGTCCGCCGCGTAAAGCCGGAGCTGGACGAGTTTAGACTGGCTGAGATTGAGAGGGGGCTGAGGCTGTCGCTTAACGAGAGGGTGCCGGTTACAATTACGATGTATGACCCGTTTGAGGAGCCGCAGTACAAAGGCATTGTGTTGTCCGTAGACCGGCAGCTGAGACAGATCAAGCTGCGCTGGTCCGAGGACGACTGGGATTGGATTAAGATAGAGGATATTCTTGCGGTTTCATATTAA
- a CDS encoding helix-turn-helix transcriptional regulator → MAFLLGECLLLELLEQVDMSQAEFAKRLKCSRQYVGQLITKKDNATMSLEFAINAADVLGCSVNELYTLRETSSRKGH, encoded by the coding sequence ATGGCGTTCCTGCTCGGGGAATGCCTACTACTGGAATTGTTAGAACAAGTCGATATGTCCCAAGCTGAATTTGCAAAACGCTTGAAATGTTCGAGACAATATGTAGGCCAACTTATTACTAAAAAAGACAACGCCACAATGTCTCTTGAATTTGCAATTAATGCTGCAGACGTTTTAGGTTGTTCTGTAAATGAACTTTATACACTTCGTGAGACCAGTAGTAGGAAAGGGCATTAA
- a CDS encoding ATP-dependent DNA ligase, producing MFISPMLLQTAPRPFSHSDYIYEPKVDGHRLIYSQQSGGVRLYTRHNNECTLQYPELQLPFADDIILDGEVACVDPSTGVSDFESVMSRFQTRRDDKIQQLTASLPAYYAIFDILMYKGQDMRGLPLLRRKEILAGLSLPSSSFGVVPHVDGAGEALFKQIEDRGMEGVVGKRKNSIYETGRRSVAWQKVINWTYADVFITGYRKQEFGWLAAVPSGTSGRLRPAGIIEFGASPHHKKAFHGVVQQLVKGEDKEFVHLEPRLRAKVRMRNWTKSGMLRSPVFTEFII from the coding sequence ATGTTTATATCCCCTATGCTGCTGCAAACGGCCCCCAGGCCATTTAGTCACAGTGATTATATATATGAGCCCAAGGTTGATGGCCACCGACTAATCTATTCCCAACAATCCGGCGGAGTCCGACTCTATACCCGCCACAATAACGAGTGCACCCTGCAGTACCCGGAACTGCAGCTTCCCTTTGCCGACGACATTATCCTGGACGGCGAAGTCGCCTGTGTCGACCCGTCCACCGGTGTATCAGATTTTGAATCTGTAATGAGCCGGTTCCAGACGCGCCGGGATGATAAGATTCAGCAGCTCACAGCCTCCTTGCCAGCCTATTACGCCATATTTGATATCTTGATGTATAAAGGCCAGGACATGCGCGGGTTGCCACTCCTGCGCCGCAAGGAGATCCTAGCAGGCTTGTCGCTGCCATCCAGTAGTTTTGGAGTGGTGCCGCACGTGGACGGCGCTGGGGAGGCGCTATTTAAACAAATCGAGGATCGTGGAATGGAGGGTGTTGTCGGCAAACGTAAGAACAGCATTTATGAAACTGGCCGCCGCTCCGTTGCCTGGCAGAAGGTAATCAACTGGACCTATGCTGATGTGTTTATCACAGGCTATCGTAAGCAGGAATTTGGATGGTTGGCTGCTGTACCATCCGGTACGTCCGGCAGGCTTCGCCCTGCTGGGATCATTGAGTTTGGAGCTTCACCACACCATAAGAAGGCATTTCACGGTGTGGTCCAGCAGCTTGTGAAAGGCGAGGATAAGGAGTTTGTGCACCTGGAGCCCAGGCTGCGGGCAAAGGTGCGAATGAGGAACTGGACCAAATCCGGCATGCTGCGGAGCCCAGTGTTTACGGAGTTTATCATATAA
- a CDS encoding LexA family protein, whose protein sequence is MKPITDKEKEVLEALIMIVARDHYPPTLRELAKEVGLSSTAVIHGLLERLEYKGYIQRGHNKPRALRVIKGVVDDIETTTAQEA, encoded by the coding sequence GTGAAGCCAATTACAGATAAAGAAAAAGAAGTCCTGGAGGCGTTGATCATGATCGTTGCCAGGGACCATTACCCGCCGACCTTGCGTGAACTCGCGAAAGAGGTAGGACTAAGCTCGACTGCAGTCATACATGGGCTATTGGAACGACTGGAGTACAAAGGATATATACAGCGGGGTCACAACAAGCCAAGGGCCTTACGAGTGATTAAGGGAGTTGTAGATGATATTGAAACCACCACAGCGCAGGAAGCTTGA
- a CDS encoding helix-turn-helix transcriptional regulator yields the protein MLKISVKAARVNSGMQAKEAAKELGLSITTYSRKENGHVRFYVDEVVKLSQLFQVPIENFHEAGCLPETRIEQGTPLEK from the coding sequence ATGCTAAAGATTAGTGTTAAAGCAGCTAGAGTTAATTCAGGGATGCAAGCAAAAGAAGCCGCTAAGGAACTGGGTCTTTCTATTACAACTTATTCTAGAAAAGAAAACGGTCATGTTCGGTTCTATGTGGATGAGGTTGTGAAGCTGAGTCAACTCTTTCAAGTTCCAATTGAAAATTTTCATGAGGCGGGGTGTCTCCCAGAGACACGAATTGAACAAGGCACTCCGCTAGAAAAATAA
- a CDS encoding LexA family protein — translation MNEFYYRVGDDSMTGDRLYPGDYVLVQEADTYQIRDICAIARVSDISQLDFRRVERKGGVYKLVPSNPAFSEEDREAVFIVGRVAHTYINM, via the coding sequence ATGAATGAATTCTATTACCGAGTTGGCGATGATAGTATGACTGGTGATCGCCTTTACCCTGGGGACTATGTCCTTGTGCAAGAAGCGGACACTTACCAGATTCGTGATATTTGTGCTATCGCAAGAGTCTCTGATATCTCTCAACTCGATTTCAGAAGAGTTGAGCGGAAGGGTGGGGTATACAAATTAGTACCTTCTAATCCGGCCTTTTCCGAAGAAGATAGAGAGGCTGTTTTTATCGTCGGTAGAGTTGCACACACCTACATAAACATGTAG
- a CDS encoding RES family NAD+ phosphorylase, with translation MSMILYKGKQYGGQIGEESLGASILISNNKYAQDEYDKFADGFKLTNKLEINSQENIFNFIRSIGVEKIYPDEIFYRGRKGRLFRKLAEVKAPPHRKAGVGRLNPKGVSFLYAADSISTALLELNASIFAPVTIVECRPKRMLKLLNLVHGENEDAKINSFRKIIDLNFSRPVSSERSLVEYMPTQAIAQYIRDYMKLDGVKYTCSKNSNQFNIVIFNGDLLNYKLDKSIHRLEDQKKGRSIGMKNR, from the coding sequence ATGAGTATGATTCTTTATAAGGGTAAGCAGTATGGAGGTCAAATTGGCGAAGAATCTTTAGGGGCATCAATTCTCATTTCCAATAACAAATATGCACAAGATGAGTATGACAAATTTGCGGATGGGTTTAAACTGACTAATAAGTTGGAGATTAACTCTCAAGAGAACATCTTTAATTTTATAAGAAGTATTGGGGTCGAGAAGATTTATCCTGATGAAATTTTTTATAGAGGTAGAAAAGGAAGGCTTTTTAGGAAGCTAGCAGAGGTTAAGGCGCCACCTCATAGAAAGGCTGGAGTAGGGAGGTTAAATCCAAAAGGGGTCTCTTTTCTTTATGCGGCAGATTCAATTTCTACAGCTCTTTTGGAACTGAACGCTTCCATTTTTGCTCCAGTTACAATAGTTGAGTGCAGACCAAAAAGAATGCTTAAGTTATTGAACTTAGTTCATGGGGAAAATGAGGACGCAAAAATTAATAGCTTTAGAAAAATAATTGATTTGAACTTTTCAAGGCCCGTTTCTTCAGAACGATCTTTGGTTGAATATATGCCGACTCAAGCTATCGCTCAATACATACGTGATTATATGAAATTAGATGGGGTAAAGTATACCTGTTCAAAAAATTCGAATCAGTTTAATATCGTTATTTTTAATGGGGACTTGCTCAACTATAAGCTTGATAAATCAATACATCGCCTTGAAGATCAAAAAAAAGGTCGATCTATTGGAATGAAAAACAGATGA
- a CDS encoding helix-turn-helix domain-containing protein yields MSTQPFGEYLRQLRNAKGMTLQDVKDASGVSHPYLSQLENGKKCVVSPDVVRKLAAAFGVTHLGLMIKAGHVTEDEVLTFRREHGINDGGES; encoded by the coding sequence ATGAGCACTCAGCCATTCGGTGAATATCTGCGGCAGCTCAGGAATGCAAAGGGTATGACTCTCCAAGACGTGAAAGATGCTTCGGGTGTTTCGCACCCATACCTCTCGCAACTTGAAAACGGCAAAAAGTGTGTTGTTTCCCCTGATGTGGTTCGAAAGCTTGCGGCGGCATTCGGCGTTACCCACCTCGGACTCATGATCAAAGCCGGACACGTTACAGAAGATGAAGTCCTAACCTTCCGGCGCGAACATGGCATTAATGACGGTGGCGAGTCATGA
- a CDS encoding LexA family protein, whose translation MTGSEDRKLFYSVVGRNIKKYRDIRNYSLQILAEKVGITKKTVQRYENGEHKFDMDRLKDLATALDVTVNQLTEGAYTYTGNEIQDSEYISLPVVGKISCGNGQLAYESIEGYETTPRSWINGGEYFYLRAKGDSMNGARIFEGDLLLIRKQEEVEDGEIAAVLIDDEAVLKKVYVQNNTLILQSTNPNYPPIIFTGDNSNIRIIGKLKKVVINF comes from the coding sequence ATGACTGGTTCTGAGGATAGAAAATTATTTTATAGTGTAGTGGGAAGAAACATAAAAAAGTACCGTGACATTAGAAATTACAGTCTTCAGATATTGGCTGAAAAAGTTGGAATCACAAAGAAAACTGTTCAACGGTATGAAAATGGAGAACATAAATTCGACATGGATAGACTTAAAGATCTTGCAACGGCACTCGATGTTACAGTAAACCAACTAACAGAAGGTGCTTATACATATACAGGAAATGAAATTCAAGACTCTGAATACATAAGCTTGCCTGTGGTAGGAAAGATTTCTTGCGGCAATGGTCAATTAGCATATGAATCCATTGAAGGATATGAGACAACTCCACGTTCGTGGATCAACGGTGGAGAATATTTCTATCTGAGAGCGAAGGGCGATAGCATGAATGGCGCACGTATTTTTGAAGGGGATCTGTTGCTGATCCGTAAGCAGGAAGAGGTCGAAGACGGTGAAATTGCGGCTGTACTAATTGATGATGAGGCGGTCTTGAAAAAAGTATACGTGCAGAATAACACTTTGATTCTGCAATCTACTAATCCTAACTACCCACCAATTATTTTTACGGGTGATAATTCGAACATTCGCATCATCGGAAAACTAAAGAAAGTTGTTATTAATTTCTGA
- a CDS encoding Ltp family lipoprotein, which yields MKKPIYKKWWFWIVLIIVIAAIGNMGDDTESTASVEPVATKQAQAAIAEKTDAPTATPTAEELKAIEEETKKKAEADKKAKEEAEAKDKAAAEAKAKEDSVPREHKSALKKAEMYAEAMNMSKTGIYDQLTSEYGENFPPEAAQYAIDNIVFDWKENALKKAQSYAEDMSMSDSAVYDQLISEYGEKFTAEEAQYAIDNLE from the coding sequence TTGAAAAAGCCGATTTATAAGAAATGGTGGTTTTGGATTGTATTAATCATTGTTATCGCTGCTATTGGTAATATGGGTGATGACACAGAATCAACTGCTTCTGTCGAACCAGTTGCAACCAAGCAAGCTCAAGCTGCAATTGCTGAAAAGACCGACGCTCCCACTGCAACTCCAACTGCTGAGGAACTAAAGGCAATTGAAGAAGAAACAAAGAAAAAAGCGGAAGCAGATAAAAAGGCTAAGGAAGAAGCAGAAGCTAAAGATAAAGCTGCAGCTGAAGCTAAGGCAAAAGAGGATAGTGTCCCTAGAGAACATAAATCAGCATTAAAAAAAGCGGAAATGTATGCAGAAGCTATGAATATGTCAAAGACAGGCATTTACGATCAGTTGACTTCTGAATATGGAGAGAATTTTCCACCAGAAGCCGCTCAATATGCCATCGATAACATTGTATTTGATTGGAAAGAAAATGCATTAAAAAAGGCACAATCATATGCAGAAGATATGAGTATGTCAGATTCGGCTGTTTACGATCAATTGATTTCAGAATACGGGGAAAAATTCACTGCGGAAGAAGCGCAATATGCGATAGATAATTTAGAATAA
- a CDS encoding DUF7667 family protein — protein sequence MITIHPTHRRLAELYLQYMAGTLKDIQAAELLHFLKLNADLVRDIDGLKEAAYAAQCAGNMDLVQHFCELIDEMEAALYETCCTEDIGAAIEGVHVALQAIGEQRSQVWSYQDGYQVGAHVQQQPGATYPGLGYGGEAVGGLRINQQVEPQDLEFEPYAHKLRLMLDRQAIINGRVVVDEPEAAVGWLDKEIAEMEGDEHEHSAIR from the coding sequence ATGATCACCATTCACCCAACACACCGCCGGTTAGCAGAACTGTACCTGCAGTACATGGCCGGAACGCTTAAGGATATACAGGCCGCAGAGTTGCTTCACTTTCTGAAGCTGAACGCCGATTTGGTCCGGGACATAGACGGTTTGAAGGAAGCAGCGTATGCAGCACAGTGCGCCGGGAACATGGACCTGGTTCAGCACTTCTGCGAATTAATAGACGAAATGGAGGCAGCACTTTATGAAACGTGTTGTACGGAAGATATCGGAGCAGCAATTGAAGGAGTACATGTTGCTTTACAAGCAATTGGCGAACAGCGCTCGCAAGTCTGGTCATATCAAGATGGCTATCAAGTGGGAGCACATGTACAACAGCAGCCGGGAGCAACTTACCCGGGATTGGGATATGGCGGTGAAGCAGTTGGCGGTTTGCGGATAAACCAACAGGTTGAACCACAAGATCTGGAGTTTGAACCCTATGCCCATAAACTTCGGCTAATGCTTGACCGTCAGGCCATCATTAACGGCAGGGTGGTAGTGGATGAACCGGAAGCTGCTGTCGGGTGGCTGGATAAGGAAATTGCTGAAATGGAGGGAGACGAACATGAGCACTCAGCCATTCGGTGA
- a CDS encoding LytTR family DNA-binding domain-containing protein, producing MDIPVIHLKTGNADVINSKEVLFIHAAERLTLIHTKDQVYRPAVTLKDFAEVLLSEGFESLEKSNLTNINLVQYYDKISNEAYFDKTKEGKSVRVSRRNRSKMD from the coding sequence ATGGACATCCCAGTGATCCATTTAAAGACCGGCAATGCCGATGTAATTAACTCTAAAGAGGTGCTGTTTATCCACGCCGCAGAAAGATTGACGCTGATCCATACAAAGGATCAGGTCTATAGGCCTGCTGTTACACTTAAGGATTTTGCTGAAGTTCTGCTGTCAGAAGGATTCGAATCTTTAGAGAAATCTAACTTGACCAATATCAATCTGGTACAGTATTATGACAAAATTTCGAACGAAGCATATTTCGACAAAACCAAAGAAGGAAAGAGTGTGAGGGTTTCGAGGAGAAATCGAAGTAAAATGGATTGA